In a single window of the Synechococcales cyanobacterium T60_A2020_003 genome:
- the gatC gene encoding Asp-tRNA(Asn)/Glu-tRNA(Gln) amidotransferase subunit GatC, with amino-acid sequence MAIDRDQVRKVAHLARLALTPEEETQFTSQLSDILDYFQQLSELDTENVPPTARAIDVSNVTRPDQLKPWGDRESILDCAPDREDEFFKVPQIMGGED; translated from the coding sequence ATGGCTATCGATCGCGACCAAGTTCGAAAAGTAGCGCATCTCGCGCGGCTAGCGCTAACGCCGGAAGAGGAAACTCAGTTTACCTCACAGCTTAGCGATATTTTGGACTATTTCCAGCAATTGAGCGAGTTGGATACGGAAAACGTGCCCCCAACCGCCCGGGCGATCGACGTGAGCAATGTCACCCGTCCAGATCAGCTTAAGCCGTGGGGCGATCGCGAAAGCATTTTAGACTGTGCACCCGATCGGGAAGACGAGTTTTTCAAAGTGCCCCAAATCATGGGGGGCGAAGACTAA